The proteins below are encoded in one region of Acidimicrobiales bacterium:
- a CDS encoding metal-dependent hydrolase, translating into MSMAIQESGSVVTADGHTVREGHPIVRRKVRFDWSTTAPHWVPDDPFTSHVINVLHLLLPAGERWFIDVVNKARPLVHDEELQEEIKPFVQQESWHAWAHTVVLEHLAERGIDTEPYTRRLEKQWFGRVLADHPGWPQPLQRWWLKRRLGVVAAIEHYTCVLGAWVIENKGLERAGADPVMLDLLRWHGAEEVEHRSLVFDVHNEVSGSYLQRATTMAESVFFLSLFWVLGVQFLMRHDPSLQGAKPRWRDWLRAARQDRLPSPARLFGAAPRYVRPGHHPNQESSTQMALDYLARSPAARAAAKG; encoded by the coding sequence ATGAGCATGGCCATTCAGGAATCCGGATCGGTCGTCACGGCCGACGGTCACACAGTTCGCGAGGGTCACCCCATCGTGCGGCGCAAGGTCCGCTTCGACTGGTCGACCACTGCGCCCCATTGGGTCCCGGACGACCCGTTCACCAGCCACGTCATCAACGTGCTCCATTTGCTCCTGCCCGCCGGTGAGCGGTGGTTCATCGATGTCGTGAACAAGGCCCGGCCCCTGGTGCACGACGAGGAGCTCCAGGAGGAGATCAAGCCTTTCGTGCAACAGGAGTCGTGGCACGCCTGGGCCCACACCGTCGTCTTGGAGCATCTCGCCGAGAGGGGCATCGACACGGAGCCCTACACCAGGCGACTGGAGAAGCAGTGGTTCGGCCGGGTGCTCGCCGACCACCCCGGTTGGCCACAGCCGCTCCAGCGGTGGTGGCTCAAACGCCGGCTGGGCGTCGTCGCCGCCATCGAGCACTACACGTGTGTGCTTGGCGCTTGGGTCATCGAGAACAAGGGGCTCGAGCGCGCCGGAGCCGATCCGGTCATGCTCGACCTCCTCCGTTGGCACGGAGCGGAGGAGGTCGAGCACCGGTCGCTGGTCTTCGATGTGCACAACGAGGTCTCGGGCAGCTACCTCCAGCGTGCGACAACCATGGCCGAATCGGTGTTCTTCCTGTCGCTGTTCTGGGTCCTCGGCGTCCAGTTCCTCATGCGGCACGACCCGTCGCTCCAGGGGGCCAAGCCCCGCTGGAGAGACTGGCTGCGGGCAGCGCGCCAGGATCGACTGCCCTCTCCGGCCAGGCTGTTCGGAGCCGCGCCTCGGTACGTGCG